The proteins below come from a single Chloroflexota bacterium genomic window:
- a CDS encoding PspC domain-containing protein, protein MAEESYTIVDGEAKELPGGKRLYRSTTNRTISGVCGGIGEYLGVDVGLVRVLWLLSLFFTAGISLFIYVGMAVFVPEESAEQAAGKAPATTTDLWLKVKENRTLVFGSLLMLGGLILLLNNFDFLPWRLEHIWNTFWSLFWPLVLIGGGIVLLLSMTGRAPDWSRLQKIGAGLPLRRSREDRIIAGVCGGLGNYLKVDPMVVRIAWVVLSFLTIGTVGVLLYIVAAVFIPMED, encoded by the coding sequence ACTCTACCGGTCGACCACCAATCGCACCATTTCCGGTGTCTGTGGTGGCATTGGTGAATACTTAGGCGTCGATGTTGGCCTGGTGCGGGTATTATGGCTGCTGTCGCTCTTTTTCACGGCAGGCATATCGCTGTTTATCTACGTCGGAATGGCAGTGTTCGTACCGGAGGAGTCGGCTGAACAAGCTGCCGGCAAAGCGCCGGCCACTACGACCGATCTCTGGCTAAAAGTGAAGGAAAACCGGACCCTTGTTTTTGGTAGTCTGTTGATGCTGGGCGGCCTGATCTTGCTGCTCAACAACTTCGACTTCCTGCCCTGGCGACTGGAGCATATCTGGAACACCTTCTGGTCCCTCTTCTGGCCGCTGGTATTGATCGGCGGTGGAATCGTATTATTGCTCAGCATGACCGGTCGGGCACCCGACTGGAGCAGGCTTCAGAAAATCGGTGCCGGCCTGCCCTTGCGACGGTCCCGCGAGGACCGTATTATTGCCGGGGTCTGTGGCGGTCTGGGCAACTACCTGAAAGTCGATCCGATGGTCGTTCGAATCGCCTGGGTTGTGCTTTCCTTCCTGACCATCGGCACAGTTGGCGTATTGCTCTATATCGTTGCGGCCGTGTTCATTCCCATGGAGGACTAA
- a CDS encoding YtxH domain-containing protein produces the protein MFGVVVRFVGGFLVGAATGAVTGILLAPKSGEALKQDIDNYWHEVIDAGKQAEMERRIELNQQFEQAKRFNSTGY, from the coding sequence ATGTTCGGAGTCGTTGTGAGATTTGTAGGTGGATTCCTGGTGGGCGCTGCGACCGGCGCCGTCACGGGAATCCTGCTTGCCCCCAAAAGTGGGGAAGCGCTGAAACAGGACATCGATAACTACTGGCACGAAGTCATCGATGCCGGCAAACAGGCGGAAATGGAGCGTCGCATCGAGTTGAACCAACAATTCGAGCAAGCCAAACGCTTCAATTCAACGGGTTATTGA